A stretch of the Porifericola rhodea genome encodes the following:
- a CDS encoding SDR family oxidoreductase, with the protein MKKILIAGASGVLGREVLSQIHQSGQYWVRAHIRDETKREEILPYCDEIVLADARYPEQLSGICDDIDIVFSTIGMSISMFAVEPGNFVDVDFKGNLNLLEEAKKAKVPRFVYTSIYASESSPRLMQGWSQEMFAQNLMHTNISHTVIKPVGMFTGLNDLIIMAKAGFLITPGSGKYKTNPIHPQDLAQFCVEQLESGPSVVEVGGPEVHTRNEVMDTVAEAMDVKLTVNIPEWIVRPGLLLIRLFSKNLYDKLSYFTYITTHDMVAPAYGKHTFEEYLKERADTKMPA; encoded by the coding sequence GTGAAGAAGATACTTATTGCAGGAGCGTCTGGAGTTTTGGGCAGGGAGGTGCTCAGCCAGATCCATCAGTCAGGTCAATATTGGGTAAGAGCTCATATACGAGATGAGACCAAAAGAGAAGAAATTTTACCTTACTGTGATGAAATTGTGTTGGCAGATGCCCGCTATCCCGAACAACTTTCCGGTATATGTGATGATATTGATATTGTGTTTTCTACGATAGGCATGAGTATAAGCATGTTTGCTGTGGAGCCTGGAAATTTTGTTGATGTGGATTTTAAAGGGAACCTGAACCTACTGGAAGAAGCTAAAAAAGCCAAAGTTCCGCGCTTTGTTTATACTTCTATCTACGCCAGTGAAAGTTCTCCCCGGCTAATGCAGGGCTGGTCTCAGGAGATGTTTGCGCAAAACCTGATGCATACGAATATTTCTCATACCGTTATTAAGCCAGTAGGCATGTTTACCGGCCTTAATGACCTGATTATTATGGCAAAAGCGGGTTTTCTGATTACACCGGGGAGTGGTAAGTATAAGACTAACCCTATACATCCGCAGGATCTTGCTCAGTTTTGCGTAGAGCAGTTGGAGAGCGGCCCCTCAGTAGTAGAAGTAGGCGGTCCGGAAGTGCATACCCGGAATGAGGTGATGGATACTGTTGCAGAAGCAATGGACGTAAAACTGACAGTAAACATACCGGAGTGGATTGTTCGGCCTGGCCTGCTACTTATCAGGTTGTTTAGCAAAAACCTGTATGATAAACTAAGCTACTTTACCTACATTACTACCCACGATATGGTAGCCCCGGCTTATGGTAAACATACTTTTGAGGAGTACTTAAAAGAGCGGGCAGATACCAAAATGCCTGCCTAA
- a CDS encoding OmpA family protein translates to MKRRKYTHNTKILSWIAVVGLLANLSFLPACKTLNNTQKGGAIGAGAGGAIGGVIGNKAGNTAVGAIIGATVGGAAGALIGRQMDKQAEELEEDLEGAEVTRVGEGIKITFDSGLLFDFDSYALRESTKEDLKQMAETLKKYEDTNILIEGHTDSSGSDSYNQQLSEKRAGSVSEYLLSLGVSSSRLTTKGYGEEQPIADNDTANGRQQNRRVEVAIYANEEMKEAAEEGRLDE, encoded by the coding sequence ATGAAAAGAAGAAAATATACACACAATACTAAAATATTAAGCTGGATTGCTGTTGTTGGTCTACTGGCAAATCTGAGTTTTTTGCCGGCTTGTAAAACTCTTAATAACACCCAGAAAGGTGGTGCCATAGGTGCCGGTGCTGGAGGTGCGATAGGGGGTGTTATAGGTAATAAAGCAGGGAATACAGCAGTAGGAGCTATCATTGGAGCAACTGTAGGTGGAGCTGCCGGGGCGCTTATTGGCCGACAGATGGACAAACAGGCTGAAGAGCTGGAAGAGGATCTGGAAGGCGCTGAAGTAACTCGTGTAGGAGAAGGTATTAAAATTACTTTTGACTCAGGTCTACTATTTGACTTTGATTCTTATGCATTAAGAGAAAGTACTAAAGAAGACCTGAAACAGATGGCTGAAACTTTAAAAAAATATGAAGACACCAATATTTTAATTGAAGGACATACTGATAGTTCTGGATCTGATAGCTATAACCAGCAACTTTCTGAGAAGCGAGCAGGATCTGTATCTGAATATTTGTTGAGCCTGGGAGTTTCATCTAGTCGCTTGACTACTAAGGGGTATGGAGAAGAACAACCAATTGCAGATAATGATACCGCAAACGGACGTCAGCAAAACCGTAGGGTAGAAGTGGCTATTTATGCTAACGAAGAAATGAAAGAGGCAGCAGAAGAAGGTCGCCTGGATGAATAG
- a CDS encoding aminotransferase class IV, with product MLQKFNPRNAEIQIYVKDRLYPRAEAKVSVFDSSVQGGDAVWEGLRVYKDKIFCLDRHLNRLQASAKALMFEAIPDNTTIKKAIFQTLEANAMRDETHIRLTLTRGEKVTSGMDPRVNQDGCCLIVLAEWKPPVYDNQKGISVITSSIARNSPKHLDSKIHHNNLLNNILAKIQANVAGADAAVMLDTHGFVSELNDTNLFMAIEGRLYTPHADACLHGITRGLTIEIARQQGIEVIEKNLSLTEFYTADEVFATGTMGELTPVGMIDGRKIESKSSIQLLSQLKEAFYARIDELSEPLPF from the coding sequence ATGTTACAAAAATTTAATCCCCGCAATGCCGAAATCCAGATTTATGTAAAAGACCGGCTCTATCCAAGAGCCGAAGCTAAGGTTTCTGTTTTTGACAGTTCCGTGCAGGGTGGAGATGCAGTGTGGGAAGGTCTAAGAGTTTATAAAGATAAAATCTTTTGTCTGGACCGTCACCTTAATCGCCTACAGGCCTCAGCCAAAGCACTTATGTTTGAAGCCATACCTGACAATACAACTATCAAAAAAGCGATCTTTCAAACTTTGGAAGCAAATGCCATGCGTGATGAAACACACATACGTTTAACACTTACTCGTGGCGAAAAAGTAACTTCAGGTATGGACCCTCGCGTCAATCAGGATGGCTGCTGCCTTATTGTATTGGCTGAATGGAAACCTCCAGTCTACGATAACCAGAAAGGTATATCTGTCATTACCTCTTCTATTGCTCGTAACAGTCCCAAACATCTGGACTCTAAAATACATCACAACAATCTGCTCAATAATATTCTCGCCAAAATACAGGCTAATGTGGCTGGTGCGGATGCTGCTGTTATGCTGGATACTCATGGCTTTGTGTCTGAACTGAATGATACTAATCTCTTTATGGCAATTGAAGGCAGACTTTACACACCGCATGCCGATGCCTGCTTGCATGGTATTACCCGTGGCCTCACTATAGAAATTGCTCGTCAACAGGGGATAGAGGTCATAGAAAAAAACCTTTCGCTTACTGAGTTTTATACTGCCGATGAGGTGTTTGCTACCGGTACTATGGGTGAGCTAACCCCAGTAGGAATGATAGATGGGCGCAAAATTGAAAGTAAGAGCAGTATACAACTGTTGAGCCAGCTCAAAGAAGCTTTTTATGCTCGTATTGATGAGTTGAGTGAGCCTTTACCCTTTTAA
- a CDS encoding phenylalanine 4-monooxygenase encodes MRIKQLPKMKQEYDKYTAEDFQVWNTLYERQIVNLPKAASQAYLGGLKQINFTADKIPNFDDTNEILKKLTGWQIHVVPGLIDDDKFFQLMADCHFPASTWLRKMSQLDYLEEPDMFHDVFGHVPLLTNQPFVDFLQALSKIALRYIDNAWAIHLISRVYWFTVEFGLIRENGSLRIYGAGILSSAGETKYSLSEEARQLPYDVDEIMSTSYRKDVFQTQYFIINSYEELFHSTDAIEAYLEKYADKPEPNFA; translated from the coding sequence ATAAGAATAAAACAACTACCCAAAATGAAGCAGGAATATGACAAGTATACAGCGGAAGACTTCCAGGTATGGAACACGCTGTACGAACGACAAATTGTAAACCTCCCCAAAGCGGCTTCACAGGCTTATCTAGGTGGACTCAAGCAGATCAATTTTACGGCTGATAAAATTCCTAATTTTGATGACACCAATGAGATACTGAAGAAGCTTACCGGCTGGCAGATACATGTCGTTCCCGGTCTTATTGATGACGATAAGTTCTTCCAGCTTATGGCAGACTGCCACTTTCCGGCCTCAACCTGGTTGCGTAAGATGAGCCAGTTGGACTACCTGGAAGAGCCCGACATGTTCCATGATGTTTTTGGTCATGTGCCTTTACTTACCAACCAACCCTTTGTAGATTTCCTACAGGCTTTGAGCAAAATCGCGCTTCGCTATATTGACAATGCCTGGGCTATTCACCTTATCTCCAGAGTATATTGGTTTACTGTAGAGTTTGGCCTGATTAGGGAAAACGGTTCATTACGTATTTATGGAGCAGGCATACTTTCTTCTGCCGGAGAGACTAAATACTCACTTAGCGAAGAAGCCCGACAACTACCTTATGATGTAGATGAGATAATGAGTACATCTTATCGTAAAGATGTTTTTCAAACTCAGTATTTTATTATTAATTCATACGAAGAACTTTTCCACTCTACAGATGCGATAGAAGCATATCTGGAAAAGTATGCTGATAAACCTGAACCAAACTTTGCCTGA
- the moaC gene encoding cyclic pyranopterin monophosphate synthase MoaC yields the protein MSTNKEQLTHIDEQNQPTMVDVGDKQVSKRSATARSIVVLGDKVIQALQTNDRHQDIYSKKGPVFQTAIIAGTMAAKRTHELIPFCHPLPIEKCKIEISLNDAQEVEILCTVAVTSKTGVEMEALTGANVAALTIYDMCKALSHDIVIKETQLMAKQGGKRDFKR from the coding sequence ATGTCTACAAATAAAGAGCAGCTTACACATATAGATGAGCAAAACCAGCCTACAATGGTAGATGTGGGAGATAAGCAGGTTAGCAAAAGAAGTGCTACTGCCCGTAGTATCGTTGTGCTTGGAGATAAGGTGATACAAGCATTACAGACTAACGATAGACATCAGGACATCTACAGCAAAAAAGGGCCAGTATTTCAGACTGCAATTATTGCCGGTACAATGGCAGCCAAGAGAACGCATGAACTGATCCCATTCTGTCACCCTCTTCCAATTGAAAAGTGTAAAATAGAAATCAGCCTGAATGATGCTCAGGAAGTTGAAATTTTGTGTACAGTAGCAGTAACTTCTAAAACCGGTGTGGAGATGGAAGCTCTAACCGGGGCCAATGTAGCTGCTTTAACGATTTATGACATGTGTAAAGCTCTTTCTCACGATATTGTTATTAAAGAGACCCAACTGATGGCAAAGCAAGGAGGTAAGCGAGATTTCAAACGATAA
- a CDS encoding GNAT family N-acetyltransferase: protein MKATIQQLDKEDLDSFFALIRVFKEVFEMQDFCMPSHEHLRKLLRDPDFIVYVAHAQQKVVGGLTAYTLQQYYSEKPLAYIYDLAVLKPYQRKGIGKALIQALNSYCRAEAYQEVFVQADEIDTYALDFYRSTHPSEEEHVRHFYYNLEPKV, encoded by the coding sequence ATGAAAGCAACAATTCAACAGCTGGACAAAGAAGACCTGGATAGTTTTTTTGCTCTGATCCGTGTTTTTAAAGAGGTGTTTGAAATGCAGGACTTTTGTATGCCTTCCCATGAGCACTTACGCAAGTTGCTGCGTGACCCGGACTTTATAGTGTACGTAGCCCACGCTCAACAAAAGGTAGTGGGCGGTTTAACAGCTTATACTTTGCAACAATACTATTCTGAAAAACCTCTTGCTTATATTTATGACCTTGCAGTACTGAAGCCTTATCAAAGAAAAGGCATTGGTAAAGCCCTCATCCAAGCCCTTAATAGCTATTGCAGGGCAGAAGCTTATCAGGAGGTATTTGTACAGGCCGATGAGATAGACACCTATGCACTGGACTTCTATCGCTCTACCCACCCTAGTGAAGAAGAGCATGTACGCCACTTTTATTATAACCTTGAGCCAAAGGTTTAG
- a CDS encoding L-serine ammonia-lyase — MEKISVFDMFKVGVGPSSSHTLGPWRAAQRWLKELAQKVKLDEVEEVEVELYGSLALTGKGHGTDLAVMLGLSGEDPVFIPIPRIQEVKQQVRTSHRLALSGKHRIIFNPEQHIIMKGGETLPEHANGLVFKAYTQGNLFNEATYYSVGGGFVKKAGEEQDFSDDIQLPYPSQNGEELLAHCRKGEMRISDMVWANEQAWRSIKEIREGLLKIWQVMLNSMYQGCYTEGTLSGGLNVKRRAANMHRKLMGEKQFKNAEAWRAEVKKRPNDFSNILKWIGCFAMAVNEENASFGRIVTAPTNGAAGVIPAVLMYYICFSGEDVDEDNIVDFLMVAGEVGTLFKKNATISAAMGGCQAEIGVSSAMAAAALTECLGGSVEQALMAAEIAMEHHLGLTCDPVGGLVQVPCIERNSMGAIKAITASRLALDSDPADACVSLDNIIKTMWETAKDMNHKYKETSQGGLAANISVKMPEC, encoded by the coding sequence ATGGAGAAGATTAGCGTTTTTGACATGTTTAAAGTAGGAGTTGGACCGTCCAGCTCTCATACCTTGGGTCCCTGGCGAGCAGCGCAGCGCTGGCTGAAAGAATTAGCACAAAAAGTAAAGCTTGATGAGGTAGAGGAGGTTGAAGTGGAGCTGTATGGCTCCCTGGCGCTCACCGGAAAAGGGCACGGTACGGACCTGGCAGTAATGCTGGGTCTGAGTGGTGAAGATCCTGTCTTCATTCCAATTCCCCGTATTCAAGAGGTTAAACAACAGGTTCGTACTTCTCATCGCTTAGCGCTGAGTGGTAAGCACCGTATCATATTCAATCCTGAGCAACATATTATTATGAAGGGAGGGGAAACCCTACCGGAACATGCTAATGGCTTGGTATTTAAAGCTTATACTCAGGGAAATTTATTTAACGAAGCTACCTACTATTCTGTAGGGGGAGGGTTTGTAAAGAAGGCAGGCGAAGAGCAGGATTTCTCTGATGATATTCAGCTCCCATACCCCTCGCAAAACGGAGAAGAGCTTCTGGCTCATTGCCGAAAAGGTGAGATGCGCATCTCTGATATGGTTTGGGCTAACGAACAAGCCTGGAGAAGCATAAAAGAAATACGCGAAGGCTTACTAAAAATATGGCAGGTGATGCTTAACAGTATGTATCAGGGGTGCTATACCGAGGGTACTCTTTCTGGAGGGTTAAACGTAAAGCGAAGAGCTGCTAATATGCATCGTAAACTGATGGGGGAGAAGCAGTTTAAGAACGCAGAAGCCTGGCGTGCCGAAGTAAAAAAACGTCCTAACGATTTTAGTAATATTCTGAAATGGATAGGCTGTTTTGCGATGGCAGTTAATGAGGAGAATGCGAGCTTTGGACGTATTGTTACGGCCCCTACTAATGGAGCGGCTGGGGTTATTCCTGCGGTACTGATGTATTATATCTGCTTCTCTGGCGAAGATGTGGATGAAGACAATATTGTAGACTTTTTAATGGTTGCTGGTGAGGTTGGTACTCTTTTTAAAAAGAATGCTACCATTTCAGCAGCTATGGGAGGTTGTCAGGCAGAGATTGGAGTTTCTTCTGCTATGGCGGCGGCTGCTCTTACAGAGTGCCTGGGAGGTAGCGTAGAGCAGGCACTTATGGCTGCCGAAATAGCAATGGAGCATCATCTGGGACTAACCTGCGACCCGGTAGGAGGTCTGGTACAGGTGCCCTGCATAGAAAGAAATTCTATGGGTGCCATCAAAGCGATTACAGCTTCTCGTCTGGCTTTAGATAGTGATCCTGCGGATGCCTGTGTTTCGTTAGATAATATTATCAAAACTATGTGGGAGACAGCCAAAGACATGAACCACAAGTATAAAGAAACCTCGCAAGGTGGTTTGGCCGCTAATATCTCTGTTAAAATGCCCGAGTGCTAA
- a CDS encoding sulfotransferase family protein, which yields MKRIHLISNPRNLSTALMYSFAQRNDTRVVDEPLYAYYLKLRPEVDHPGKEEILQSQSTHLQEVIDDVLLKTYDRPVLFIKNMAHHLIEMETDFLLSMTNLFLIRNPKQLIASMAKVMEQPGMEDIGARQQYELFEWLSRKGHKPLVLDSGELLKDQHTVMPKLCAALEIPYEPNMLEWKPGALPEDGVWSKYWYHNVHQSTGFSPQPSSSRPLPEHLKPLYDEALPYYKALYQHAIKA from the coding sequence TTGAAAAGAATCCATCTGATTTCTAATCCCAGAAACTTGTCCACTGCTCTGATGTACTCCTTTGCCCAACGCAATGATACTCGGGTAGTGGATGAGCCCTTATACGCTTATTACCTTAAGTTACGTCCGGAGGTAGACCATCCCGGCAAAGAAGAGATACTGCAAAGCCAAAGTACCCATTTGCAGGAGGTAATAGACGACGTACTTCTTAAAACATATGACCGCCCTGTTCTTTTCATCAAAAATATGGCTCATCACCTTATAGAGATGGAGACTGATTTTCTACTCTCTATGACTAACCTCTTCCTGATCCGCAATCCCAAACAACTGATTGCCTCTATGGCTAAGGTAATGGAGCAGCCCGGTATGGAAGACATAGGCGCCAGGCAGCAGTACGAGTTGTTTGAGTGGCTAAGCCGTAAGGGACACAAACCTTTGGTGCTAGATTCGGGCGAGCTTCTTAAAGATCAGCATACTGTAATGCCCAAACTCTGCGCTGCTTTAGAAATTCCTTACGAACCCAATATGCTGGAATGGAAACCCGGAGCCTTACCTGAAGATGGAGTATGGTCTAAGTACTGGTACCATAATGTGCATCAGTCTACCGGCTTTAGCCCTCAGCCCAGTTCCAGCCGTCCGCTACCCGAGCACCTGAAGCCTTTGTATGATGAGGCTCTTCCCTACTACAAGGCGCTCTACCAGCATGCGATTAAAGCCTAA
- a CDS encoding porin family protein codes for MENIDRSKLTIIRLIILLMCAMIIPVSLIAQDMKAGIKGGVNFSNFTSLDNTEDQGNRTGFHAGVFAQLPVSEFFAVQPELTYSTKGTKADYNIAGFEGEAKYNLNYLDIPVLAVFKLGESADIQIGPYVGFLLNKKVETDIISGQFAPDDSFKNVDFGMSAGFALNFDPISVGTRYNYGITKINETEASEAGLSNTRNSNAQIFIAFDLSN; via the coding sequence ATGGAAAATATAGACCGAAGTAAACTGACAATAATTAGATTAATCATATTACTAATGTGCGCCATGATTATTCCTGTTAGCTTGATTGCACAGGATATGAAAGCAGGTATTAAGGGAGGTGTAAACTTTAGCAATTTCACCTCACTTGATAATACAGAAGATCAGGGAAACAGAACAGGGTTTCATGCAGGAGTATTTGCGCAGTTGCCTGTATCAGAATTTTTTGCCGTACAACCAGAACTGACTTACAGTACAAAAGGTACCAAAGCAGATTATAACATTGCTGGATTTGAAGGAGAGGCTAAGTACAATCTTAACTATTTGGATATACCTGTACTTGCTGTTTTTAAATTAGGTGAGTCTGCTGACATTCAGATTGGTCCTTACGTAGGATTTTTACTAAACAAGAAAGTAGAAACTGATATAATAAGCGGACAGTTTGCCCCCGATGATAGTTTTAAGAATGTTGACTTTGGCATGTCTGCTGGTTTTGCCCTCAACTTTGATCCTATCTCTGTAGGAACTAGATATAACTACGGTATTACTAAAATTAACGAGACTGAAGCTTCAGAAGCCGGTCTTAGCAATACCCGTAACTCAAATGCGCAGATTTTTATAGCATTTGACCTAAGTAACTGA
- a CDS encoding molybdopterin molybdotransferase MoeA: MIDVQEAYTCVMQNALSPQIEILPLEKCQSKILQESIYADRDFPPFDRVTMDGIAYRFEAIKDKDSQEVLLEVESLQTAGVAAHVLENTQACIEVMTGAVCPTNADTVTRYEDIEFVEKEGKRYARLMLAPKAKGQNVHTQGLDEKAGTELIKAGVSIGPAEVAVAASVGKSVLKVSKPLSIGIISTGDELVGIDEQPAPFQIRRSNTYALLAALQQMHLQAQLYHLADEKNIILEGLRKALSKHDVLIMSGGVSKGKKDYVPEVLEELGVEKLFHRVKQKPGKPFWFGKNKEQKLVFALPGNPVSTFMCFHRYVKPCLLASMGSQIAPHYFAELSAEVKFSPPLTYYMQVKISSTSEGKLLATPQEGQGSGDFANLLSCDAFMELPPEKNEFKQGEAYPIIFYR; this comes from the coding sequence ATGATAGATGTACAAGAAGCCTACACATGCGTAATGCAAAATGCATTATCCCCCCAAATAGAAATCCTACCTCTGGAAAAATGTCAGTCTAAGATATTACAGGAATCAATTTACGCTGACCGCGACTTCCCTCCTTTTGATCGCGTCACTATGGATGGTATTGCCTATCGTTTTGAGGCTATCAAAGACAAAGATTCGCAGGAAGTATTACTGGAGGTTGAAAGCCTGCAAACTGCCGGAGTAGCAGCTCATGTACTTGAAAATACACAAGCTTGTATAGAGGTAATGACCGGAGCAGTATGCCCGACTAATGCTGATACAGTCACGCGCTACGAAGATATAGAGTTTGTTGAGAAAGAAGGAAAGCGCTATGCCAGGCTAATGCTTGCTCCTAAAGCTAAAGGGCAAAACGTACACACTCAGGGACTGGATGAAAAAGCAGGAACTGAGCTGATAAAAGCAGGTGTGAGTATAGGTCCTGCAGAGGTAGCTGTTGCTGCATCGGTAGGAAAGAGTGTGCTTAAAGTGAGTAAGCCTTTGAGTATAGGCATTATTTCTACTGGAGATGAGCTGGTTGGAATAGATGAACAACCTGCTCCATTTCAGATTAGGCGGTCCAATACGTATGCCCTTTTAGCAGCACTTCAGCAGATGCATTTGCAGGCTCAGCTATACCATCTGGCTGATGAAAAAAACATTATACTGGAAGGTCTTCGCAAGGCGCTTTCAAAACATGATGTACTTATAATGAGTGGTGGTGTATCTAAAGGAAAAAAAGATTATGTGCCGGAAGTACTGGAAGAGTTAGGAGTAGAAAAGCTTTTTCATCGTGTAAAGCAAAAACCCGGAAAGCCTTTTTGGTTTGGCAAAAACAAAGAGCAAAAACTGGTATTTGCTCTTCCAGGAAATCCAGTCTCTACTTTTATGTGCTTTCACCGCTATGTTAAGCCTTGCCTGCTGGCAAGTATGGGTAGCCAGATAGCTCCACACTACTTTGCTGAACTTAGCGCTGAAGTTAAGTTTTCCCCACCGCTTACCTATTACATGCAGGTGAAAATTAGCAGTACCTCAGAAGGCAAACTGCTTGCCACGCCCCAGGAAGGACAAGGTTCAGGAGACTTTGCCAATTTATTATCATGCGACGCGTTTATGGAGCTTCCACCAGAAAAAAACGAATTTAAACAAGGAGAAGCCTATCCAATAATTTTTTACCGCTAA
- a CDS encoding MOSC domain-containing protein has product MPYIDKLIIYPIKSLDGVEVDTAEITEGGALHWDRAIALYNEAGRTVNAKKYPAILRVRANFDLENQEVRLQNSPSNSETFSLTNELEKLAAYFSDYFGEKLSIRQNMQSGFPDDDENSGPTLVSQASYLELQRWFPTLSLDSFRKRFRANIELGGCELAFWEDRLFAAPAQEVGFQLGEVAFLGKKPCARCTVPARDPYTAENDKSFMTSFIQMREQTMPTFANIEQFSHYYHLCVNTVLPPTERGKTLQVGDLFK; this is encoded by the coding sequence ATGCCATATATAGATAAGCTCATCATCTACCCTATTAAATCATTGGATGGTGTGGAGGTAGATACCGCAGAAATTACAGAAGGGGGAGCCCTCCACTGGGACAGGGCTATTGCACTGTACAATGAGGCCGGACGTACTGTAAATGCCAAAAAGTATCCTGCTATTCTGAGGGTCAGAGCAAATTTTGATCTGGAAAATCAGGAAGTAAGGCTGCAAAACTCACCCTCTAACTCCGAAACTTTTAGCCTTACCAATGAGCTGGAAAAGTTAGCGGCCTACTTTAGCGATTACTTTGGAGAGAAGTTGAGCATCAGACAAAATATGCAGAGCGGCTTTCCTGACGATGACGAAAATTCTGGCCCTACCCTCGTAAGTCAGGCCTCTTATCTGGAGCTACAACGCTGGTTTCCGACGCTAAGCCTGGACAGCTTTCGAAAAAGATTTCGTGCAAATATAGAGCTGGGTGGGTGCGAGCTAGCTTTCTGGGAAGACCGCCTTTTTGCAGCCCCCGCCCAAGAAGTAGGTTTTCAGCTTGGTGAAGTAGCTTTTTTAGGCAAAAAGCCCTGCGCGCGTTGTACAGTACCCGCGCGTGACCCATATACCGCAGAGAACGATAAAAGCTTTATGACTTCTTTTATTCAGATGCGCGAGCAAACCATGCCTACCTTTGCCAATATAGAGCAATTTAGTCACTACTATCATCTTTGCGTAAATACTGTGCTACCCCCTACCGAGCGGGGAAAAACACTTCAGGTTGGTGATCTTTTCAAATAG
- a CDS encoding molybdenum cofactor biosynthesis protein MoaE, translating to MNKQQINIHLSDQPLDINTTLAAVNDGSAGAVDVFIGTVRNKTKEKNVVRLEYEAYDSMAIKEMEKLAQETATKWPVAKIAIHHRKGILHIGDIAVIIAVSTPHRQEAFEACKYTIDTLKERVPIWKKEVFEDGESWVAAHP from the coding sequence TTAGATATCAACACCACTCTGGCAGCGGTAAATGACGGAAGCGCCGGTGCCGTAGATGTTTTTATCGGTACTGTCCGTAACAAAACCAAAGAGAAAAATGTAGTACGACTGGAGTACGAAGCTTATGATAGTATGGCTATAAAAGAAATGGAAAAATTAGCACAGGAGACCGCTACTAAGTGGCCGGTAGCCAAAATAGCCATTCATCACCGTAAGGGTATTCTGCACATTGGGGATATAGCCGTTATTATCGCTGTCTCTACTCCACATCGGCAAGAAGCATTTGAAGCCTGCAAATATACGATTGATACTTTAAAAGAGCGGGTACCTATCTGGAAGAAAGAGGTCTTTGAAGACGGAGAAAGTTGGGTAGCCGCCCACCCTTAA